A genomic stretch from Mastacembelus armatus chromosome 12, fMasArm1.2, whole genome shotgun sequence includes:
- the ntmt1 gene encoding N-terminal Xaa-Pro-Lys N-methyltransferase 1 isoform X2 translates to MGDIAHDEVSFYSNAEDYWKEVPATVDGMLGGYGSISIIDINGSKDFLRKFLGEGEGKTGTRCALDCGAGIGRITKRLLLPLFSTVDLVDVTQEFLDKAKIHLGEDSKRVGNYFCSGLQDFAPENGHYDVIWIQWVIGHLTDEHLVKFLQRCQKALRPNGLIVIKDNVSYEGVVPDEVDSSICRDLAIVRSLVAKAGLRIIHEEQQMNFPKEIYQVHTLALR, encoded by the exons ATGGGTGACATAGCACACGATGAGGTGAGCTTCTACTCCAATGCAGAGGACTACTGGAAGGAGGTTCCCGCCACAGTGGATGGCATGCTGGGAGGCTACGGCAGCATCTCCATCATTGATATCAATGGATCCAAGGATTTCCTACGCAAGTTCCTCGGT GAAGGGGAGGGGAAGACGGGCACACGCTGTGCTCTGGACTGTGGAGCAGGTATCGGCAGGATCACCAAGCGTTTGCTGCTGCCTTTGTTCAGCACTGTGGATCTGGTAGATGTCACACAAGAATTCCTGGATAAAGCCAAAATCCACCTGGGAGAGGACAGCAAGAGAGTGGGGAACTACTTCTGCAGTGGGCTGCAGGACTTTGCACCAGAAAATGGACACTATGATGTCATCTGGATTCAGTGGGTCATCG gCCACCTGACAGACGAACACCTTGTAAAGTTCCTGCAACGCTGCCAGAAGGCCCTGCGGCCCAACGGCCTCATCGTCATCAAGGACAACGTTTCATATGAGGGTGTGGTCCCAGATGAGGTAGACAGCAGTATCTGCCGCGACCTGGCAATAGTCCGCAGTCTGGTGGCCAAGGCAGGCCTCCGCATCATCCACGAGGAGCAGCAAATGAATTTTCCTAAGGAGATCTACCAAGTCCACACTCTGGCTCTCAGATAG
- the ntmt1 gene encoding N-terminal Xaa-Pro-Lys N-methyltransferase 1 isoform X1 gives MGDIAHDEVSFYSNAEDYWKEVPATVDGMLGGYGSISIIDINGSKDFLRKFLGVKHFKMSSSSGSNNTEGEGKTGTRCALDCGAGIGRITKRLLLPLFSTVDLVDVTQEFLDKAKIHLGEDSKRVGNYFCSGLQDFAPENGHYDVIWIQWVIGHLTDEHLVKFLQRCQKALRPNGLIVIKDNVSYEGVVPDEVDSSICRDLAIVRSLVAKAGLRIIHEEQQMNFPKEIYQVHTLALR, from the exons ATGGGTGACATAGCACACGATGAGGTGAGCTTCTACTCCAATGCAGAGGACTACTGGAAGGAGGTTCCCGCCACAGTGGATGGCATGCTGGGAGGCTACGGCAGCATCTCCATCATTGATATCAATGGATCCAAGGATTTCCTACGCAAGTTCCTCGGTGTAAAACACTTTAAGATGTCATCCTCTTCAGGCAGCAATAACACA GAAGGGGAGGGGAAGACGGGCACACGCTGTGCTCTGGACTGTGGAGCAGGTATCGGCAGGATCACCAAGCGTTTGCTGCTGCCTTTGTTCAGCACTGTGGATCTGGTAGATGTCACACAAGAATTCCTGGATAAAGCCAAAATCCACCTGGGAGAGGACAGCAAGAGAGTGGGGAACTACTTCTGCAGTGGGCTGCAGGACTTTGCACCAGAAAATGGACACTATGATGTCATCTGGATTCAGTGGGTCATCG gCCACCTGACAGACGAACACCTTGTAAAGTTCCTGCAACGCTGCCAGAAGGCCCTGCGGCCCAACGGCCTCATCGTCATCAAGGACAACGTTTCATATGAGGGTGTGGTCCCAGATGAGGTAGACAGCAGTATCTGCCGCGACCTGGCAATAGTCCGCAGTCTGGTGGCCAAGGCAGGCCTCCGCATCATCCACGAGGAGCAGCAAATGAATTTTCCTAAGGAGATCTACCAAGTCCACACTCTGGCTCTCAGATAG
- the ntmt1 gene encoding N-terminal Xaa-Pro-Lys N-methyltransferase 1 isoform X3, whose amino-acid sequence MQRTTGRRFPPQWMACWEATAASPSLISMDPRISYEGEGKTGTRCALDCGAGIGRITKRLLLPLFSTVDLVDVTQEFLDKAKIHLGEDSKRVGNYFCSGLQDFAPENGHYDVIWIQWVIGHLTDEHLVKFLQRCQKALRPNGLIVIKDNVSYEGVVPDEVDSSICRDLAIVRSLVAKAGLRIIHEEQQMNFPKEIYQVHTLALR is encoded by the exons ATGCAGAGGACTACTGGAAGGAGGTTCCCGCCACAGTGGATGGCATGCTGGGAGGCTACGGCAGCATCTCCATCATTGATATCAATGGATCCAAGGATTTCCTAC GAAGGGGAGGGGAAGACGGGCACACGCTGTGCTCTGGACTGTGGAGCAGGTATCGGCAGGATCACCAAGCGTTTGCTGCTGCCTTTGTTCAGCACTGTGGATCTGGTAGATGTCACACAAGAATTCCTGGATAAAGCCAAAATCCACCTGGGAGAGGACAGCAAGAGAGTGGGGAACTACTTCTGCAGTGGGCTGCAGGACTTTGCACCAGAAAATGGACACTATGATGTCATCTGGATTCAGTGGGTCATCG gCCACCTGACAGACGAACACCTTGTAAAGTTCCTGCAACGCTGCCAGAAGGCCCTGCGGCCCAACGGCCTCATCGTCATCAAGGACAACGTTTCATATGAGGGTGTGGTCCCAGATGAGGTAGACAGCAGTATCTGCCGCGACCTGGCAATAGTCCGCAGTCTGGTGGCCAAGGCAGGCCTCCGCATCATCCACGAGGAGCAGCAAATGAATTTTCCTAAGGAGATCTACCAAGTCCACACTCTGGCTCTCAGATAG